The Gossypium arboreum isolate Shixiya-1 chromosome 2, ASM2569848v2, whole genome shotgun sequence region CAAATTTCTCTTGATGCCACTCGACTTGAACATTATGCTCACTGCAAAGCTTGGCTGCCTTAAGGTACAAACATTCAGGTAACATGCTATACTTCTCTTCCAATGAGGCTTTGAGGCTCACTTTGCAACAAGAAGAGCGAGCAATAGACAGAATGTCCAGGTTATTAGGCCGTGGTTTTGTTTTATGAGTTCTGGAAAACAATATTTTTGCAAGGGCAGAGCACTGCGGTTCTGCTAATCTACCAAGATTTGAATTCTCCATAACATGAGGCTCTGCACTAATGATTTCAGCATCAATCAACTTTGATGCCTGGAGGCGTTTTTTCATAGTAGCAGTTGCCCGATTCCTAATCCTATATGACACTGCCCCCAGACCTTTCTTAAATCTAGGATGGCTAAGTCTCCCAGATTTTAGTTTATAAGCATAATAACGAACCCCTTTCTTTGGAGGACGAGAGCTAGCTAAACTTGGTCCCATGTGAGCAGCCTGGTGGTGGCGGCCAAGATCAGGCAGCAAATCAAATTTCAAGCCACAAAACCTGCAAATAAATTTTTGAACACTGCCTACATTCTCTGAATTATTCTCCAAAGAAGCTGAATTTCCGAGCTCAAGTTTCGGTGGAGGTTCCTCACTCGCAGATGGATTATGCTGTTGAGCAATCTTTGACAGTCTAAAATCAACAGGATGAGTGGACAGCACATGCAACCATAATTCCTCAGTATTGCCAAAATGGCTGCCACAGGAAATGCATCGTAGAAGCATGCACTGTTCGACAAATTGCACATGGTGTCTCTCCTGAACATGGGATTCCAAAACCTTCTTGTTAATAAATGAATCCAGGCAGATTGCACAAGCATAACCTCTAAACAACCGTTGCGCTTCCTTTTTATGATTCTCCATCCAGTGTGTTCCAAGCTGCTGGTCATCAAGAAATTCCACTGAGCACATTTTGCACTTAATGGTCTTGTCATCATCAAAGCTATCATTGATGGCCAATGGCAATGGAACAGGTTCTTCCACGAAAGACGATGAAGGTGTACCTTTGTCACCAGTGAAGCCCCATAAACTTTGCAGTCTCTCCTTTTCACTGTATACCAACTTCATTAAAAATTCCCCAACTCTATAATCTTTTGATGCTTCAGAAAGGGCCCACTGAAGTTGGACATCCACAGGAACAGGGTTTCTTAGAGATAAAATACTTTTGAAGAGCTTGTAGAAAAGTTCGCATGCTTGATGTAAATGCAATTTCTGCTCAAGTGAATCACAATCTTTCAAAAGATCTACAAACACTTCTCTGGATACTATCCTACTCTTACCATTTCTTGCACGCTTGAGCCAGCTTGGAAGGTGTTTATCACAGTATAATGAATGCCTCTTAGGACTTTCTTGACAAGGATCAAAACCATTATTGGAGTATAAGCCTATGCAATGCATTAATTCTGTGCCATCATGATCTTTACCAGAATGTTCAGGTTTCTCAATTACGCTGTCTCCTCTGTGCAAGGCATCAGCCTCAATTACCGATACTGGTTCCACCTGCAAGGGACTGTCATTGTCTCCCACCAACACTATATCTCTGCATAATGTGGTTTCTGAACTCTGAATAATCTCCAGACGCTTCCTTTTTCGTGTGTTCTCTGGAGAATGGCAGCTATTATTTGCATCACTTTTAGGTCTGTGTTTCTTGCAGAATGAGGAGCCATATAGCGACCGATGCTTACATCTAGTACCAAGCACGGTCGTACCTTCACACATTGGTGTATCAGCAGAGGGTGTCGCCTCTATTTTGCTGAAGCTACCAGTAAAACGAGATGCCAAGTGCACACAACAATAAACATCCCCCTCATTTGCCCACCTCACACACTGCCTTCCTTTTGACTCTATGAACGCTATGCACTGTCGGTTTTTACTCCCAGCATCTATAGATTTCTTAGCAACTGCTTCATTCACAGGTGTTAATTCCACTTCTTTAGGCTGAATGTGCAGAGTTGAGGTACTCTTGACCTCTTCACTTGCTGTTGTTATTTCAACATTCTTGGTGTGAATGACTTCCGGATGCCTTGCTTCAACAACAATATTATTCCATCTATCAGTCAAACTATTTGACGTGTCCATTGGTGTTGTTTCCTCTCTCTCATCTTCCTTTTTACAGTGTTGTGGCGTTGGCAAATTGACATCTACAGCATCTCGGTTACTAAAAAAATCAGAGTCAATTTCAACAGCCATAGTTTGATCCGACCCATTGCTTTGAACCATGGAGGCATGTGTATCTGCACGACGAACTTCAAGCTTGGCCCTTTTCCTGCTAACTTGTATATTTGTGTTTGAGAGACCATCACTGCTCCGCTGATTGACATCTCCAGTAGAAGATACAGGATGAGACGTCGAGAACCATTTCATAACTTCATGCTTCCAAGTTTTCCACTCAGAACCAAGTGTGGGCTGTACTGATGCATCTCCAAGAGACTTAACCTCATTCCATAGTATAGCATCATACAACTCCTGAAACAACAAATTACTTGTCAACATGCACCATGCAACTGATGCATTATTGAACAGTCCGTGACCTAAAGGATCAAATTGATTATGCAATCCTAAGAACAGTCTGCCcggcaaaaaaaaagaaaaaaagttcaGCAACTGATGCAAAGGGCCACTTGTTTGCATAGACGGAATGTTCGGGTTAGTAGTAAAACCTTTACTTCTAAACCTAAAGGTCAAGGGAAGAAggttcctttcctttccttttcttcttttagGTGATAAGGGAGTGGTGGCAGTGAGTTTTAGGTAACAGAAATTCTACAATGATGAGAAGATCACTTGTGAATTTCAATCAACATAACTATTTCACTATGCACTGATAATAACATAAATGGGCACGAATAGAGTGAGACATACTTCCTTTAGCAATTCAACGGATTCAGCACTATGTGCATTCTGACATTGTTGCACCCACGAATGAAGAGACTCTTGAAGCCACTCAGCATTTATATAGCACGGCAATATCATCTGTAGAGAATAGAAATATTACCATTTACATTTTAATGCATGTAAAAGAAGAGAACGGTGGAGATAGAGATGGATTAGATGAAAGGTTACAGTGGAGATAACACAGTGGTTATGATATATAATATAGAGATAGATATCATTACAGGAAATAACAAGGCAAGACAACTGAAAACAAATGAATCTATTATACAGAAATAGAGATCTAGTAGAAATAATGCTATCAGAATTATCTCCTGTAATGATATCAATTCATATAGACTTGATtcctatatatatttatatataaattttattttgagagATAATGATATATTATATCAAAAAAGTGAATAAGCGTGtggaatgtttttattttatttttggttctTTTGGCTATTAAGAGTGGATAGATTTAGAGGAgggatatttataaataaataaaaaagatttttcataaaattcttaTCTGACATAATTATCCtttcattctttttattttaatttaataacttgGGTTTTTCGTGGTTTCACCAACTAAGTATATGTCATGAACCAATGAGGAACTCTATATATGGTATAGATGTCAAGTAAAGGATTTACAGTTTGAAGTTTCAAAAGCATTTTTCCAAGATCAGAGTAACCATTGCAGCGTGAAGCCTCCATAGCAAAATCCTTCCAGACAACCACATTACGTGCTGCTTCAATCAAAGCCTACACAAATAGGAATAGAACTCCGGTAAGAATAAAGCTGAGGAATTGAGGAATTATATTAAATACACAAGAATTataaagatgaaaaagaaaacaatacCTCAACATGGAACTGATCAATTATATTCAGCATGCCAACAGCTAGCTTTTGCTGTATGTACCGCCTAGCAACGGTCAAATCTCTAACCATTTTTAGTCCAACTTTATGACTCCGATATGCAATAGGCTGAGGGAACTCACTAATGGATCGGACAAGTAACATGTCTGCCCAAGAATAATTCCTCGTGTGAGGGAAAAATATCACAAAATACTGCTTTCGATCATGGGTCGGTTTTGCTTTTAAAGTTGATAATGGCCAGTCAGCCCTTGCACATCTGATTCCAGCCTGCCATTTTCCTCTCCACTATACTTGGAGAAACAGAAGAGtatcatatgaaaataaatttagcATGCATCCTTATCTTCTAGAAAATTGGAAATAATAAAATGGTAGCAAACTATTTctagaaaatgagagaaaaaaaaaacaatatacatatatttaatagGAGACCACATATAGGAATTATCAAGGGAATTTAAATGGATAATCCATAAAGCACACAAATAAATCATTTCCAAGACAATAAATGTAGGGCATGTCATGAGAGAACATGCTAGAAACTGTTGCTGTAACGCAAGTCAAAACCATAACATTATACGAAATCTGGCATTTCAAGGAAGTGAAAGCTAAAAGAAGAAATGCTACCTTGACCCATAATGCAACAGATTCATCATGCTCTAACCACTTAGGCTCTGAAAGAGACAACTCTCCCTCCCTGTTGTTGATTGGTGATTCACTCTCGATGGTGTTAACGAGGACATGAGAGTTTTCAGAGGTCAAATAAGGTCCAGTGCAACAATTCTGAGCATTCAAATCATCATATTCATCATCATGTGATCCGCAAGATAATCTTTGGCCTTCTGCCTGACAATCATAATATGAAGATCCACTATGATGGTCCTCTGAAATTGGTAATTCAACCCTTGTACCTTGACCTTCATCCTGTCTTCCTTCTTGATTCCCTTCATTAGTCAGTAATAAGTCATCCATCCTACTATCTGCCACTTGAACTTGTTTCTTCTGTTCCAAGCAATTAGATTCTCGGTCATAAGTAAAAGTTGCTTCTGGACTCGGTTGAGCACAATCAGAATCCGCAACATACTGAACACCAGAGCAGGGCAGCACTTCCATGATACAACCTGGAATCTCTAAAGCAGTATAATGTGCATATAAACATTGATTATCCCCCAAAACCACTTTACTGCCCAAACAAAGGTCAATCCAGGAAAGAGTAAGATGCTGCAAAAGAAATCTTGTCAAAATATATACCAAAaattgaatatacatatgtatatatgtatgtatgtatgacaTAGTATATGTAGGACTGAAAGAAAGACAGAACAAACATACCAATTACACTTGAGCATGAACATGTAAAAAgcacatatatgcatgcatgaatGTGCTTCATGCAATGTAAAATGGACATAGGGCTTGATGTTTCATTTATGCAATCATATAAATTGGGGTCAAATGACCAGCTTAACAAGGTCATAATCACTGTACTATTTACGACTTTAAATAACATAACTTCTTCCATGTTGCTTAACCTAAAGGTCTTTTGTCAGCATTGGATTCATTAGCTATAAATCCTTTTTCCAGAAACTTATAAATTTCTAAAACACCCTGGATCAAGAAcaaaattcaatttttaattaatcCGTCCATAATTTTAATCGCATTTCTTGAACAAAGTTGCACTCTTTTTATCATTATCAGTCATTTCATTCTGTTTCTAAAGAAATAAATTTAACAAAGTGCTAATCTTTtctatagattttttttttttaaaaaggataAACCCTTTTATTGGGTAAAGAAAAATCAACCAATTGCTTCAATATGAGAATCAAATTGAAAGCCATCAAAAAGGAAAAAGCTTTCAAGGAACTTCAAAGATACCTTGGTTTAATAATGTATAATTAGTAATATAAAACCCATTTAGTTAATTTATCAAAGCGTAAGGTTCCTGGAAAAATCTATGCTATTTCTCCATAGAAAAACTTCACTAAGGCTAGCTAGACCCCAGATCTTAAAATGCATCTCAAAAACCAAAATTTCCAAGAGAAAAGGTCCAAACCAACAAAACCCAGAAACAAAAACGCCACAAAACCCTAACATAATCAGCAAATTTCATCCTTCATTAATTTGgtagtaacaataataataacccCCCAAAAGAAAATATTTTCCTTTCATTAGATTCACATTATGTAAGAACCCACCATGGCTAGACATATCATCAAAATGTTGACTAACATTCTAGGTGTGTCCAAATTCCAGATGATACAAGtaaacacatacacatatacacgATCCCCAAATCATAAAACACGTATCTAAGAACGTAAGAacaattaatatcctgaaattttggctaaaattacaagaaaaaaataaaagggttcaTTACTTTTAAGATAATGGGTTAGTTCCCCTAAGGGAGATGGGGGAGTTTAGGTAAGTAAACAATACGCATAACAAAGAGCAGCTGCTAGGTCACAGAAGAGGGGTAAAGAATTAGAAATTGACTGCAAAAATGTTACATAAACATACCAATATCCATAACATAGGagataaagaaaaaaaaggagggGTGGCTAATGTATTTTTACCTTCTACATAAAAAAGTGTTAAATGGATGATCACCTAATGTTTATTTTCCATGGTTGTTGGTTTTTTGGTTAGGCAAATGAGATTCGAGAAAAGGGTTTCATTCTTTTTAGAAAGGGGACTTGGGTGTTGATGAGGTTatacatataattatatatatatgtggttcaTGAGTCGTAATATAGAGGGGAATTGGCCATTGTCCCCGTGGCCAAAATCAAAACTAACATGAAAACAACAACAAAGGGAAACACATGTAAACAGATAACAATAAGACCCTTACCTAATCTCAAACAGGTTTTTGGTCTGTATACGGCCCTTTGCTTGTGTTCtggttcagtaattttatcattcAATGAGGGGTCAAAATCCAAAAAAACTAGACTTCGGGGTTTTTTCTTTCTTGGACTTGACTTTGGGTGTTGTTTTAAACCTTTAAAAAAGTATATAACTTTGGTTTAATGGTGGAAGGGCATAGAGATTTGTGATAAATTGGTAAAGATAGAGAAAATTTTGATGAGATTTGAGAAagcaaaagagagagagagagagagagagatcagATTGGTTTTCAATTTATTAATTGATGTGCGAAATTGTGGTGCGTCTCTTATGTTTTTGGTTACCGTGAGAAGTATATTTATGGTCGAATTTTGTAAAAGGTCCTTGTACTATGTagttttgatttatttaattcttATTATCTTTTTACTTTTCGgccaattttttattatttctgtcAAATCTTATCTTTTAGGGTAAATTATATCcaaagtcattaaattattagaaattttacgttttagtcactcaacttt contains the following coding sequences:
- the LOC108452162 gene encoding histone-lysine N-methyltransferase SUVR5-like isoform X3 codes for the protein MLLVRSISEFPQPIAYRSHKVGLKMVRDLTVARRYIQQKLAVGMLNIIDQFHVEALIEAARNVVVWKDFAMEASRCNGYSDLGKMLLKLQTMILPCYINAEWLQESLHSWVQQCQNAHSAESVELLKEELYDAILWNEVKSLGDASVQPTLGSEWKTWKHEVMKWFSTSHPVSSTGDVNQRSSDGLSNTNIQVSRKRAKLEVRRADTHASMVQSNGSDQTMAVEIDSDFFSNRDAVDVNLPTPQHCKKEDEREETTPMDTSNSLTDRWNNIVVEARHPEVIHTKNVEITTASEEVKSTSTLHIQPKEVELTPVNEAVAKKSIDAGSKNRQCIAFIESKGRQCVRWANEGDVYCCVHLASRFTGSFSKIEATPSADTPMCEGTTVLGTRCKHRSLYGSSFCKKHRPKSDANNSCHSPENTRKRKRLEIIQSSETTLCRDIVLVGDNDSPLQVEPVSVIEADALHRGDSVIEKPEHSGKDHDGTELMHCIGLYSNNGFDPCQESPKRHSLYCDKHLPSWLKRARNGKSRIVSREVFVDLLKDCDSLEQKLHLHQACELFYKLFKSILSLRNPVPVDVQLQWALSEASKDYRVGEFLMKLVYSEKERLQSLWGFTGDKGTPSSSFVEEPVPLPLAINDSFDDDKTIKCKMCSVEFLDDQQLGTHWMENHKKEAQRLFRGYACAICLDSFINKKVLESHVQERHHVQFVEQCMLLRCISCGSHFGNTEELWLHVLSTHPVDFRLSKIAQQHNPSASEEPPPKLELGNSASLENNSENVGSVQKFICRFCGLKFDLLPDLGRHHQAAHMGPSLASSRPPKKGVRYYAYKLKSGRLSHPRFKKGLGAVSYRIRNRATATMKKRLQASKLIDAEIISAEPHVMENSNLGRLAEPQCSALAKILFSRTHKTKPRPNNLDILSIARSSCCKVSLKASLEEKYSMLPECLYLKAAKLCSEHNVQVEWHQEKFVCINGCKPAKDPDFLSPLIPLPNGFEGCQSADSLDDADEELELDECHYIIDSQHFKKRPMQKASILCDDLSFGKESVPVACVVDEGLFDSVYISGLSSNEQNARSSMPWENFIYVTNSSLDQSLDLDVESVQLGCTCSNSTCFPETCDHVYLFDNDYEDARDIFGKPMRGRFPYDDKGRIILEEGYLVYECNRKCSCNIACPNRVLQKGVRVKLEVFKTENKGWGVRAGEPILSGTFVCEYVGEIFGEQEANNRLTRYGRDGCNYMFNIGSQINDMSRLIEGQARYFIDASKYGNVSRFINHSCLPNLVNHQVLVDSMDCHRAHIGLYASQDISVGEELTFDYRYELLPGQGYPCQCGASTCRGRLY
- the LOC108452162 gene encoding histone-lysine N-methyltransferase SUVR5-like isoform X1; translation: MLWILHLTLSWIDLCLGSKVVLGDNQCLYAHYTALEIPGCIMEVLPCSGVQYVADSDCAQPSPEATFTYDRESNCLEQKKQVQVADSRMDDLLLTNEGNQEGRQDEGQGTRVELPISEDHHSGSSYYDCQAEGQRLSCGSHDDEYDDLNAQNCCTGPYLTSENSHVLVNTIESESPINNREGELSLSEPKWLEHDESVALWVKWRGKWQAGIRCARADWPLSTLKAKPTHDRKQYFVIFFPHTRNYSWADMLLVRSISEFPQPIAYRSHKVGLKMVRDLTVARRYIQQKLAVGMLNIIDQFHVEALIEAARNVVVWKDFAMEASRCNGYSDLGKMLLKLQTMILPCYINAEWLQESLHSWVQQCQNAHSAESVELLKEELYDAILWNEVKSLGDASVQPTLGSEWKTWKHEVMKWFSTSHPVSSTGDVNQRSSDGLSNTNIQVSRKRAKLEVRRADTHASMVQSNGSDQTMAVEIDSDFFSNRDAVDVNLPTPQHCKKEDEREETTPMDTSNSLTDRWNNIVVEARHPEVIHTKNVEITTASEEVKSTSTLHIQPKEVELTPVNEAVAKKSIDAGSKNRQCIAFIESKGRQCVRWANEGDVYCCVHLASRFTGSFSKIEATPSADTPMCEGTTVLGTRCKHRSLYGSSFCKKHRPKSDANNSCHSPENTRKRKRLEIIQSSETTLCRDIVLVGDNDSPLQVEPVSVIEADALHRGDSVIEKPEHSGKDHDGTELMHCIGLYSNNGFDPCQESPKRHSLYCDKHLPSWLKRARNGKSRIVSREVFVDLLKDCDSLEQKLHLHQACELFYKLFKSILSLRNPVPVDVQLQWALSEASKDYRVGEFLMKLVYSEKERLQSLWGFTGDKGTPSSSFVEEPVPLPLAINDSFDDDKTIKCKMCSVEFLDDQQLGTHWMENHKKEAQRLFRGYACAICLDSFINKKVLESHVQERHHVQFVEQCMLLRCISCGSHFGNTEELWLHVLSTHPVDFRLSKIAQQHNPSASEEPPPKLELGNSASLENNSENVGSVQKFICRFCGLKFDLLPDLGRHHQAAHMGPSLASSRPPKKGVRYYAYKLKSGRLSHPRFKKGLGAVSYRIRNRATATMKKRLQASKLIDAEIISAEPHVMENSNLGRLAEPQCSALAKILFSRTHKTKPRPNNLDILSIARSSCCKVSLKASLEEKYSMLPECLYLKAAKLCSEHNVQVEWHQEKFVCINGCKPAKDPDFLSPLIPLPNGFEGCQSADSLDDADEELELDECHYIIDSQHFKKRPMQKASILCDDLSFGKESVPVACVVDEGLFDSVYISGLSSNEQNARSSMPWENFIYVTNSSLDQSLDLDVESVQLGCTCSNSTCFPETCDHVYLFDNDYEDARDIFGKPMRGRFPYDDKGRIILEEGYLVYECNRKCSCNIACPNRVLQKGVRVKLEVFKTENKGWGVRAGEPILSGTFVCEYVGEIFGEQEANNRLTRYGRDGCNYMFNIGSQINDMSRLIEGQARYFIDASKYGNVSRFINHSCLPNLVNHQVLVDSMDCHRAHIGLYASQDISVGEELTFDYRYELLPGQGYPCQCGASTCRGRLY
- the LOC108452162 gene encoding histone-lysine N-methyltransferase SUVR5-like isoform X2, with the protein product MEVLPCSGVQYVADSDCAQPSPEATFTYDRESNCLEQKKQVQVADSRMDDLLLTNEGNQEGRQDEGQGTRVELPISEDHHSGSSYYDCQAEGQRLSCGSHDDEYDDLNAQNCCTGPYLTSENSHVLVNTIESESPINNREGELSLSEPKWLEHDESVALWVKWRGKWQAGIRCARADWPLSTLKAKPTHDRKQYFVIFFPHTRNYSWADMLLVRSISEFPQPIAYRSHKVGLKMVRDLTVARRYIQQKLAVGMLNIIDQFHVEALIEAARNVVVWKDFAMEASRCNGYSDLGKMLLKLQTMILPCYINAEWLQESLHSWVQQCQNAHSAESVELLKEELYDAILWNEVKSLGDASVQPTLGSEWKTWKHEVMKWFSTSHPVSSTGDVNQRSSDGLSNTNIQVSRKRAKLEVRRADTHASMVQSNGSDQTMAVEIDSDFFSNRDAVDVNLPTPQHCKKEDEREETTPMDTSNSLTDRWNNIVVEARHPEVIHTKNVEITTASEEVKSTSTLHIQPKEVELTPVNEAVAKKSIDAGSKNRQCIAFIESKGRQCVRWANEGDVYCCVHLASRFTGSFSKIEATPSADTPMCEGTTVLGTRCKHRSLYGSSFCKKHRPKSDANNSCHSPENTRKRKRLEIIQSSETTLCRDIVLVGDNDSPLQVEPVSVIEADALHRGDSVIEKPEHSGKDHDGTELMHCIGLYSNNGFDPCQESPKRHSLYCDKHLPSWLKRARNGKSRIVSREVFVDLLKDCDSLEQKLHLHQACELFYKLFKSILSLRNPVPVDVQLQWALSEASKDYRVGEFLMKLVYSEKERLQSLWGFTGDKGTPSSSFVEEPVPLPLAINDSFDDDKTIKCKMCSVEFLDDQQLGTHWMENHKKEAQRLFRGYACAICLDSFINKKVLESHVQERHHVQFVEQCMLLRCISCGSHFGNTEELWLHVLSTHPVDFRLSKIAQQHNPSASEEPPPKLELGNSASLENNSENVGSVQKFICRFCGLKFDLLPDLGRHHQAAHMGPSLASSRPPKKGVRYYAYKLKSGRLSHPRFKKGLGAVSYRIRNRATATMKKRLQASKLIDAEIISAEPHVMENSNLGRLAEPQCSALAKILFSRTHKTKPRPNNLDILSIARSSCCKVSLKASLEEKYSMLPECLYLKAAKLCSEHNVQVEWHQEKFVCINGCKPAKDPDFLSPLIPLPNGFEGCQSADSLDDADEELELDECHYIIDSQHFKKRPMQKASILCDDLSFGKESVPVACVVDEGLFDSVYISGLSSNEQNARSSMPWENFIYVTNSSLDQSLDLDVESVQLGCTCSNSTCFPETCDHVYLFDNDYEDARDIFGKPMRGRFPYDDKGRIILEEGYLVYECNRKCSCNIACPNRVLQKGVRVKLEVFKTENKGWGVRAGEPILSGTFVCEYVGEIFGEQEANNRLTRYGRDGCNYMFNIGSQINDMSRLIEGQARYFIDASKYGNVSRFINHSCLPNLVNHQVLVDSMDCHRAHIGLYASQDISVGEELTFDYRYELLPGQGYPCQCGASTCRGRLY